GCAATGCAGCTATTGGCTTTGAACAGCGGCCCCAGCCCATCACGCGCAGTGGTGGAGGCGGGGGAACTGACCCACGGTTGCTGGAAGAATGCGCCACCGATGGCGAAGTCTTCGTGTTGTTGCGGTATCCCTTCGGCTACGCTCAGGGAACTGCTGTTGGCTATCCCTGATGTGAGTAACACACCAAGGGCAATGGCTAGAGTTGCTTGCATTTATCCACCAAAGGAGTCGCTGGTTTCCGGGTTCAGGCTGTCGATACCCACGGCTTTCGCCGCTGCTTCGATGTCACCGGTTTGGCTGCGTAAGGCAGCAATCGCGGCTTTGATGCGTTTGTTACCGTCTTTGTTATCCGGCTTGATTTGCTGGTCGAAATTTTCGCCGTTTTTCGCCGCTTCCACAATGGCTTCGGCTTTTTGTTGGGTATCAGCGAGTTTGCTGACCAAGGTTGCGCTGGCTTTGGCATCCTTGCTGGCAACCAGTTGCGAGAGGCTTGCGCCCGTTACCGTTGTGCCATCGGTGCGCGTGTAAGTGCCGTTGAAAATGTTTTGGATGCTGCGGGCGTTTTCAGCAATGTCGTGGTGGGTGTTGTCGCTGAAACAGGAGTGTTCGTCTTCCTGCGAATGTGCCAACAATGCTACGTTCATGCGTTCGCCCGCGAGTTCGCCGAGGCTTAGGCTGCCCATGCCGAATAACATGCGGCGCAACGCTTCTTTTTCATCGAGTGCGAGGAAACCGCTGCGGTAGTTACCGGCTTTACCATCTGCCCAGTCATCCGCCATTTGTTGCGTATCGGCGACCAATAAATCGGTAGCAGCTTTCAAGTAGGCGGCGCGGCGTTCACAATTGCCGTTGGTGCAAGCGTCACCTTTGGCGTAATCGGTGGGGGGGCGCTTTCCGGCATCTTTGGAGTCTTCGTTAAAATCTTGCCCCCACAGCAGGAATTCGATGGCGTGGTAGCCGGTGGCAACGTTGGCTTCGGAGCCGCCTTTTTCATGCAGCGATTTCAGCAGTTCCAGCGTGATTGGGTCTTTGCCTGCAATGATATTGGCGCTGGCAAATTGGTTGCCTTCCTCGTGGTCGTAGGCGTCAGTTTTGACGTAATCAATCAAGCCCTCGTCGAGCGGCCAAGCGTTGACTTGGCCTTCCCAGTCGTCCACATTTTTATTGCTAAATCGGAAGGCTTCGGTTTGGCTGTAAGGTTTACGTGCGGCTAACCAAGCATCTTGGGCGGCTTGCTGGGTTTCGGCGGTGGGGTTGGCAATGAAGGCATCGACTTTTTCTTGTAAGATTTTGGCGGTGGTGAATGAATCATTAAAACTGGCGTGGGCAATATTCACATAGGTTTCCATCACCGCTTTGGCAGTAACGGTTTCAGCGCTGACTAACAGGGGTGTGGTGCATAATACGCCACCGAATAGGGCGGCTGAGACGATGTGGGAAAGGGTTTTCATGGGTAGTCTCCAAAAAAAACACGTCTGGCTGGGGCAGTAACGCTGACTGGCTTGACTGTTAAAGGTGTTGATGAATCGTTATTGGGCAGATTTTTCAGCGGAACGGTCAAGGGAAGGTTGCTTGTCTGCGTCATCATCTGCCGAAGTGAGGATCAAATTGCCCCGGCGGGTAATGGTCAAACAATAAGGACGCTTGCCGTGCTGAAGAATAATTTTTTTGCAGCCGCGCATCAATTCTTCCAGATTGACGCGGTGTGGTTCGACATCCGTCATTCTCAAAGCTCCAGTCATCATGCGAATGCACCTTGCATCAGGTTGAGGTTAAAGTGGAAAGTATCAGGGTTGAGGGTTTCTTCGATGACTTCACAGGCATGACTTTTGCAGCGCCCGCAACACGTGCCGACTTTCAGCTCTTGTTGAATGGCTTCCAGCGTCTCGTGGCCGTGTTTAACGGCTTTCTTGATCGCTTTGTCGGTCACAGAGTGGCAAATACAAACGTACATGGCATCACCTAAACAGTAATCATTCTTAAACGTTCGGTGATGATAATCATGATCAATTGCAAATACAAGTGTTTCTCAGTTATTTTTTGAAATGATAATAATTCTCAAAAAAATGCTTGACTCAGTAACGGGAATCATTATCATTAGTTCCATCTTACAGGTTTTTGCCCTCTCCTCAAAACGGCAACAAAAAGTAGTCAAGCCAGTGTATGACGTTGTAACTCCGCACCAGCCAGATTATTTCTTATTTTCAAGGAATAGTGAGGTGTGTGATGACGTTTTATGTAAATGCTTGGCTGGATCGGGTTGATCCGTTTATCAGCTTGCACAATCGCCAGACGGGTGAACAAGTCGCCAGATTTGACAAACACGAATTGCAGCAATGCCTTGAACAAGGTGATTTCTGTCTGAATGAGCTATGCAACCCTAGTCAGCAGGTGCAGCACGAATTGGTAAAATGTTTGTTATTGGTTCGCTGTTCGCATGAAGTCAGCCAGCAATTGGAAAGTATTTACCACAGTTTTTTTCCGCGTCCGTCGAGCGCCGACATTATTCCTTTCAGGTCAAAACCAACGGCTGTGCAAGCACAGCGTGATTGTGCCTGAGTTAACGTGTGTACAACCTGTCGGGTTAGCCTTGATAAAAATAACCTTGGCCTGACAGGCTCCTAGTTCCTCTCTTGGAATTTTGAACCTTGCTAGGGGCGTAAGCCCCTTTTTCTTGAACGGAATCAATACGCCAGCCGCGCTAATTCGTGTGTGAATGTTGCGCTATTGCTCTGTTCTGAAGGGTGTTCCATTAAGTTAAACACGCCACACACTTCATGCCAGCCAATGCCTTGCAGCCAGTCCGGTAAACTCACCGTGCTTTGTCCTTTGCGTGGCAAGATGTAACAACTTTCACCCCGATACAACAGGTTGTAAGGTTGGTTAGCTTGATGCAGTGCTGCAATTATTTCCCACGTCGCTTGCGCAGAATTTACCCACCCGCAGTGCAGTGGGTAGGCTTGTGTGCCGCCGTTATGCTGCCATTGAGCCGATTCCATTGAGGGTATTCGGGTCGAGAAAATGACGGCTGGAGCTGAGGAAGCCAAAACTTAGCGCCTTGGGTTGGCGCACGCCATCGACGTTGGTTAGTACCTAGTTGCCGGTAATGCCGCGAATATTGATGGGGGAATCACCCCGAATACCGGAGCCGCTGACCGTCACGGATGGGGTGTACTTAAACACTTCATCCACGGAATTCGCCATGTTTTTCTGAATACTTTCCTGTTTGACCACACTCATGGTGCCGTCGGTTTCGCCTTGCTTTTGTGCGGATTTGGACGCACTCACAACCACGGTATCCAACGAAAACACCTCTTCGGCAGTTGCGTTGGTAGCGGCGGCAAGGGTCAAGATTTTTGGGTTACGAATGGCATACGAGAGAGCAAGATAACACTAACAAATTTTCCTTAAACTTCAACAAGGTCATTTGGCTACCAACGCAAGCGTGGATGGCTAATTGTAAAGGATGGTCGGGTGTTTACGTGGTCGTGCGCCCGCCATTTAAGCAGACCAAAACCGGCGTGACGTGGCGGGTTTTAGTGACAATATCCTGATTCAGCGCCCGGAGTTTTTGCTGTTTATGCCGGATGAGATTTTGCACTATTTTCAGGTCATCTTGCAGTTCGGCAAGGTCTTGCTGTAGTTGTTCACGTTCTTGTTGCAAGCGGTTGAGTTGGGGGTTTTTGCTGTGTTGTTGCTTGCAATATTCAGACTGATTCATAACGTCTTTTTTCCATCATGTTTGAAAAAAGTACGCTGGCTGACTTGGCTCAGAAGCTGGCTTGCGCAAGATTATAGGAGGTAGTAACGAGATTTAATGATAATTGTTAGCATTTGTGTTGGCAAGTGTTAGAGTGCATTTAGATGAAATTAATTCTTATTAATATTATGCGCACAATCTCATCTCAAGCAAATCATGTGCGGGCGTGCGTTTGCGTTGCAACATATCAAACAGTGGTTCCAACAATTGATGGTCAGGGTCATTGCCTAATGCTCGATCAGCGGCATGGAGTGCTTGCCATGCAAACTTGAAAATCAAGGGGTTATCAAATGCCTGCATCGCTGATATTTGATGCTGGTGCGCATTCGGCACAATGGCTCGCCCCGGCAAGCTATTATCCAGCACCAGCCCTTTCAGCAAGGCAAACAGTGCGCCATACAAGGTAAAATCACTGCTGGAATCAAACGCTTTGAACTCAATCCGTCCTGCTTCTGCCGGATGACGCGGTGCTTTAGTCAGGGTAGGGTTTGAATGCAGCAGATGCCCGCTATCGGGTGGGAACACCAACGCGGCGGGGCGTGCACCGGTACGTTTCCATGTGCGGATCGACAAACCTGACCAAATTTCCCCCGCATAAAAGGGCGAGTTGAAACTGAAAGGCACAATAAACGGGCTGTAATACGTCAGTTTGCTGGCAGCGTCCACCATTGCCGCGCTATTCATGCCCGGTTGCGACAAGCTCAGGTCAGGGCCATAAGTGAGCATGGGGATATGGGCAGTATCGCGTTCTTCGGGCGATTCGTTGCGCTGTTGTTCGCGTTCAAACGCATTCAGCGGAGGGTTCGGAGTGAATTTTACCTGTTCTGGGTTGAAACTCACGGGGGCAGGGCGATAGCCATAACGTGCCGCCATCTCCAGCAACAGGGTGTAACTGTCCTGCAATTCGTTCAACACGCTTTGAATGCTGGTGTGAATGGTGGTGCGGATTTCGAGGCCTTTGGGTACGCAAGTCAGCAGTGTGCCATCTTCGTTGAAGCGTTCGTAACCTTCGATATACCAACGTTTGCGGCGAATACCCGCATCGCCACTGCGCAAATGCTCGGCATCAGCGGGGTGTTCCGGCAGGCGGTCAACGATTTGCTGGAAATCCTCAAAACCAGTGTTGGTGAAATCGGCAAACTTGCCATCAGCGCGGTAAAACGCGACTTCGTGTTCAATGCCAAAACGGAACGGATTCATGCAGCTTGCTCCTGTGGTTTGCTCAATGACACCCACGTGCGCCAGCTATCCGGTGTGCCGCGTTGGTTTCGCAATTTGCCTTCGTGAATGTCTGCGGCACTGTCTGGTTGGGGCGGGAACATGAAAATTGCGCCCAATAATTTTTGTTCTGTGGGGATGCCGCACAGCTTGAAACATTCGCTGGAGGCTAACACGCCACCGCTAGACCAATAGGTTTGCAGATCGCGGGCTTCGCCTGCCAGTAACAGGTTTTGGACGGCGGCGGCAGCACCGGCAAGGTGTTCTTCGTTCATGTGTTGCGCTTTGCTGCTGTGATCCGGTTCGGGCAGCCAGGTGCTTAACACCACCGAACCGGCAGCGGCTAACATGCGGATAATGGTGGAATCTTCGGTCACATTGCCCGCGCCGTTATCCAGCAGGCACTGTGCCAAGGTCAGGCAACTGGCTTGATCCAGCGCGTAAAAACGCCAAGGGACGCATGAATCAAGTTCATTCTGACGGTGAATTTTATTGGCGGGGAAATGGAACGGTGCCCAACCGGCGATGCGCACGGCTTCTTCCACTTTTTCGGTGAAGCCGTGGGGAATAACGGCAGGGGAATGCAGGTGGCCTAACACTTTTCGTGTGCGGCGGTTGCGGATGACGCGATCCACTGCCAGTGCCAACGCCATATCCTTGGGTTTGAAAATGGAGTGCAGGTAGGTCATGACCAATCCTCTGGTATAGGGGTGTAAAAAACACGCTGGCTAGTAGGAGAGGTGGCTTACGTGAGGGGAGCGACTTGTCAATAATAATATTGATTCTCATTTATTTTGGCAAGTGAAATCGGTGTTATTGGGAATGATTTTGATAATTGTTACTTAAGTTATTGTTACACAAAGAAAATATGTAATTGCTTCAATGCTTGTTGAACGGTAGCATTGACTTCCACGCAACTATAAATCACACAAACAATCAGGAGATAATAGCGATGAAAGGAAATCCCGACATCAACCGTTCGCTGAATCTGGCGCTACGCAGCCAGTTGACGGCGATCAACCAATACTTCCTGCACGCCCGCATGTGTAAAAACTGGGGCTTGGAAGGTTTCAACAAGCACGAATACAAACGTTCCATTAACGCCATGAAACAGGCGGACGAGCTGATCGAACGCATTCTGTTTCTGGAAGCACTGCCCAATCTGCAAGACCTTGGCAAGCTGTATCTTGGCGAAGATGTGCCGGAAATCATCGCCAACGATTTACGTTTAGCGGGTGAAGTGGTGGCTGAATTGCGCAGTGTGATTGCGGCGTGTGAACAAGCGCAGGATTACGTAAGCCGCGACATGCTGCAAGAAATCCTTGAAGAGGAAGAAGAGCAAATCGACTGGTTGGAATCCCAGCAATGGGCAATCCAGAATGCCGGTTTGCCCAATTATTTACAATCCATGATGAACGCATAAGGAGACGACATTATGAAAGGCAATGACCGCGTTATCGACGTGCTGAAAACCCTGTTAGCGGGTGAATTGGCAGCACGCGACCAATATTTCATCCATTCGCGCATGTGTGATGATTGGGGTTTAACCAAATTGTTTGCGCATTACGAGCATGAACGTCAGGAAGAAAGTGCCCATGCCGATGCCATTATTCGCCGTATCCTATTCCTCGAAGGTGTGCCGGACCTGAACAATCAAGACAGCCTGAATGTGGGTTCCGATGTGCCCAGCATGTTTAAGAATGACCTCGCGCTGGAATACCACGTTGTTGGCGCGTTGAGAGCGGCGATTAAAATCTGTGAAGAGGAAAGCGATTACGTCACCCGCGAAATGCTGCGCTTACAACTGTCTGATACCGAAGAAGATCATGCTTACTTCTTGGAAAAACAGTTGGGCTTGATTGACAAAATTGGTCTGCAAAATTACCTGCAATCGCAGATGTAAGTTCCCTCAATCCTTTGTTCAGGCACACGCGGTCGTTATGATGCAGCGTATTACCCAGACAGGGATTTTCCTGCTTCTCCTATCAGTTCTCCTGTGTCGATTCATTATCGCTTGATGGCTCTGCCAACGTTACCTTAGCTTTCGGCATCACCTGCTCCAGCATTTCCAGATACATGCGCTGCCCAATGAGGTCGGGCGCTTGGCGGTATTCTTCCCACGTACTCATCAGACGGTCACGGTCGCCATTGGCACGCGCCAGTAATTCACTCACATAGGCTTGCGTCTGCTGCTGCTGGCGGTTGGCATCACTGCGGGCTTTGGCGAGGGTGGAACTACGTTCGCCTTGTTCTACCTGAATCTTTTCCTGCTTTTCGGCACGGGCAACTGCTACATCATCAAACACTTGCTTAATGGATTGCGGCGGCTCCAGACGGCGGATTTGCACCGAGGTGATATTGATCCCCAGATTCAGGGTGCGGGTTTGTTGCTGAATGGCTTGTTGCAGGCTGGATTGGAACTGGTTGCGCCCGGTAGTGAGCAGGTCGCCGATTTTCTGGCTGGCGACGTATTGGATGCTTTCCGCGTGTGCCAATTGGCGCAACAGTTGTTCGGGGGCTACGGCTTGATGCTGGAAAATACCGGCTTCCTGAATGTTGTATTGCAGAATCAGTGCCACATTGATGAGGTTTTCGTCGCCTGTAGTCAGTTCGAGTTGCAGGTGTTTGTCATGGGGGTCGAGGGCGAAATCCAGCTCCATCGAGCGCACCGCTGTTACCTGCAATTTTTCTACCGATTCGATTGGCCAAGGCAGGCGGTAGTGCATTCCGGGTGCAATCTTGTCATCCACGATTTTACCGAAACGGCTGAGAATGCCGCGCTGTTCTGCGCCCACCGAATAAAAACCACTGAGCAGGTAAATCAAGGGAATAACCCCTAGTAACAACAGCCATAAACGCTGGCTGTGCTGGGATACTTGTTGCAAGTCTTCCCGTAAACTCATGGGAGCGCCTCCGGCACCAGCGTGGCAGGTGCAGACGTTTTCGCGGATGGCGGTGACAGCAAGTAGCTGAACAGCGGGGTGTCGGATGACAAAATGAAGCTGGTGTTTTCGCCGATGATTTTTTGGTAAGCATCCAGTGAGCGACTGAACTGGTAATAGGCTGCATCGGCCTGAAATGCTTCGGCGTAAATGCGTGCAGCTTCGGCTTCGCCTTTGCCTTTGACGGTTTGGCTTTCGCGATAAGCTTGTGCGAGTAACTCGCGGGCTTCGCGTTCGGTTTCGGCACGGATCTTGGCAGCGGCTTCCTGCCCTTCGGCGCGGTGTTGTTTGGCGGTGCGTTCCTGTTCCGACATCATGCGCTGGTAGATGGATTGCAGGTTTTGTTTGGGGAAACCGAAACGGTTGGGGCGCACGGCGATGATTTCGATGCCGAATTCTTTCAGCGCGGTGGTGGTACTATTGCCGGTGATGGTGGCAAATAAGGGCGGTAAACCCTGTTGTTGCCCATCGACGCTGAAAATGTCACCCAACGGAATATTGCCGATGGCAGCACCAATCCCGGCATTGAGCAGTTCTTGCAGGCGCAAGCGGGCGGTTTCTAAGTCACGCACGCTTTTGAGGAAGGTTTCCGGTTCGGCAATCCGCCACACGGCGAAGCTACTGACGACCAGATTGCGGCGGTCGCGGGTCACGAATTCAGCCGGTTCCAGCCCCAGTAATTGCAGGCGCTTGTCCAGCATCGTGCGGGTCTGGATGGGGGCGGGAAGTTTGAACGCCAGCCCCGCGTCGCGGATGGTGCGCACGGGTTTGCCGAATTGCATGATGACGACGGTTTCGCTTTCCTTGACTGGCACGAGGCAGGTGGACAACAGGTAGCCAGCCACAATCAGGGTGGCAAGCGTCCATAAGATTTTTTTCATGGCTGGATTTTCCTTTGGTTGCTGGCGGCTGCCTTAGGGTCTGGCGGGATTGTGCCTTTCCAGATGCGCAGGTCGTTGCTGTGAATGCGGGGGTCGGTAATGGTCAGTAGCTTACCTGCCAAGTTCGCTGTCACGGTGTCAATGTATTGGTTGAAGCGGATGACATCGGGGTATTGGCGGAATGCGCCGGAGAGTTCTTTGAAGTATTGTGCATCACCTTGGGCGCGTTGTTGCTGCTCGATTCGGTTGCTGTCTGCGGTGGTGACACGCTGGAGCTTATCGGCATTGGCTTTGCTGAGTTCGGTGGCACGTTCACCTGTGGCTTCCAGTTCAAGGCGCTGTTGTTCTTGACGGGCATCAAAGGTGTCACGGTAGACTTGTACGACACGCGGCGGTGGCTGAATTGACTGAATGTG
The DNA window shown above is from Candidatus Thiothrix sulfatifontis and carries:
- a CDS encoding peptidase, which gives rise to MKTLSHIVSAALFGGVLCTTPLLVSAETVTAKAVMETYVNIAHASFNDSFTTAKILQEKVDAFIANPTAETQQAAQDAWLAARKPYSQTEAFRFSNKNVDDWEGQVNAWPLDEGLIDYVKTDAYDHEEGNQFASANIIAGKDPITLELLKSLHEKGGSEANVATGYHAIEFLLWGQDFNEDSKDAGKRPPTDYAKGDACTNGNCERRAAYLKAATDLLVADTQQMADDWADGKAGNYRSGFLALDEKEALRRMLFGMGSLSLGELAGERMNVALLAHSQEDEHSCFSDNTHHDIAENARSIQNIFNGTYTRTDGTTVTGASLSQLVASKDAKASATLVSKLADTQQKAEAIVEAAKNGENFDQQIKPDNKDGNKRIKAAIAALRSQTGDIEAAAKAVGIDSLNPETSDSFGG
- a CDS encoding hemin uptake protein HemP; translation: MTDVEPHRVNLEELMRGCKKIILQHGKRPYCLTITRRGNLILTSADDDADKQPSLDRSAEKSAQ
- a CDS encoding (2Fe-2S)-binding protein, yielding MYVCICHSVTDKAIKKAVKHGHETLEAIQQELKVGTCCGRCKSHACEVIEETLNPDTFHFNLNLMQGAFA
- a CDS encoding TonB-dependent receptor plug domain-containing protein, producing MTLAAATNATAEEVFSLDTVVVSASKSAQKQGETDGTMSVVKQESIQKNMANSVDEVFKYTPSVTVSGSGIRGDSPINIRGITGN
- a CDS encoding glutamate--cysteine ligase, producing MNPFRFGIEHEVAFYRADGKFADFTNTGFEDFQQIVDRLPEHPADAEHLRSGDAGIRRKRWYIEGYERFNEDGTLLTCVPKGLEIRTTIHTSIQSVLNELQDSYTLLLEMAARYGYRPAPVSFNPEQVKFTPNPPLNAFEREQQRNESPEERDTAHIPMLTYGPDLSLSQPGMNSAAMVDAASKLTYYSPFIVPFSFNSPFYAGEIWSGLSIRTWKRTGARPAALVFPPDSGHLLHSNPTLTKAPRHPAEAGRIEFKAFDSSSDFTLYGALFALLKGLVLDNSLPGRAIVPNAHQHQISAMQAFDNPLIFKFAWQALHAADRALGNDPDHQLLEPLFDMLQRKRTPAHDLLEMRLCA
- a CDS encoding nitroreductase family protein codes for the protein MTYLHSIFKPKDMALALAVDRVIRNRRTRKVLGHLHSPAVIPHGFTEKVEEAVRIAGWAPFHFPANKIHRQNELDSCVPWRFYALDQASCLTLAQCLLDNGAGNVTEDSTIIRMLAAAGSVVLSTWLPEPDHSSKAQHMNEEHLAGAAAAVQNLLLAGEARDLQTYWSSGGVLASSECFKLCGIPTEQKLLGAIFMFPPQPDSAADIHEGKLRNQRGTPDSWRTWVSLSKPQEQAA
- the bfr gene encoding bacterioferritin, coding for MKGNPDINRSLNLALRSQLTAINQYFLHARMCKNWGLEGFNKHEYKRSINAMKQADELIERILFLEALPNLQDLGKLYLGEDVPEIIANDLRLAGEVVAELRSVIAACEQAQDYVSRDMLQEILEEEEEQIDWLESQQWAIQNAGLPNYLQSMMNA
- the bfr gene encoding bacterioferritin, which translates into the protein MKGNDRVIDVLKTLLAGELAARDQYFIHSRMCDDWGLTKLFAHYEHERQEESAHADAIIRRILFLEGVPDLNNQDSLNVGSDVPSMFKNDLALEYHVVGALRAAIKICEEESDYVTREMLRLQLSDTEEDHAYFLEKQLGLIDKIGLQNYLQSQM
- the hflK gene encoding FtsH protease activity modulator HflK, with product MSLREDLQQVSQHSQRLWLLLLGVIPLIYLLSGFYSVGAEQRGILSRFGKIVDDKIAPGMHYRLPWPIESVEKLQVTAVRSMELDFALDPHDKHLQLELTTGDENLINVALILQYNIQEAGIFQHQAVAPEQLLRQLAHAESIQYVASQKIGDLLTTGRNQFQSSLQQAIQQQTRTLNLGINITSVQIRRLEPPQSIKQVFDDVAVARAEKQEKIQVEQGERSSTLAKARSDANRQQQQTQAYVSELLARANGDRDRLMSTWEEYRQAPDLIGQRMYLEMLEQVMPKAKVTLAEPSSDNESTQEN
- a CDS encoding protease modulator HflC — protein: MKKILWTLATLIVAGYLLSTCLVPVKESETVVIMQFGKPVRTIRDAGLAFKLPAPIQTRTMLDKRLQLLGLEPAEFVTRDRRNLVVSSFAVWRIAEPETFLKSVRDLETARLRLQELLNAGIGAAIGNIPLGDIFSVDGQQQGLPPLFATITGNSTTTALKEFGIEIIAVRPNRFGFPKQNLQSIYQRMMSEQERTAKQHRAEGQEAAAKIRAETEREARELLAQAYRESQTVKGKGEAEAARIYAEAFQADAAYYQFSRSLDAYQKIIGENTSFILSSDTPLFSYLLSPPSAKTSAPATLVPEALP